The following coding sequences are from one Paenibacillus stellifer window:
- a CDS encoding Ger(x)C family spore germination protein — MIGSNARVVIRLLFTLCVFGLVLTGCWDMRSANEYIIVSSMSVTVGDQANYHVYLQMINPLEFVSDRAKGNSPTFSVDAEGNTMDQAFSRIERKTSRKLELSHMMLLIMDAKLLETDKGILFFEFLESMKDIRNDIQLVAAHQVAAPEFTKLYVPESRVSAVKIRMGLDSVEANWGGSPNTNLKQFIAAITSEGRQPVMSSMTIEHPSERQHAVDAGKNTDSPTEMISDGTAVMRRAKLVGHLSTEETRDLLWTQDRIKNTSLTVQCGKGQYVQVRVGRSKTHLEVDYDGNRPKIRIRINVEGTVSENQCEWIMLRKISGFDQVRKLTEKEIQDHVEATIAKVQKKYGVDIFGFGEELMRSHYQAFKKVRSKWDDEFVRAEVTVKVKAEIRRDGMTSENFLQDIPG; from the coding sequence ATGATCGGGAGCAATGCACGAGTAGTGATTAGGCTGCTTTTTACACTTTGTGTGTTCGGTCTGGTCTTGACGGGCTGCTGGGACATGCGTTCGGCGAACGAGTACATCATCGTAAGCAGTATGTCCGTGACGGTCGGCGATCAAGCGAATTACCATGTTTATCTGCAGATGATTAATCCACTGGAGTTCGTATCCGACCGTGCTAAAGGCAATAGTCCAACGTTCTCCGTCGACGCGGAAGGGAATACGATGGACCAAGCATTCAGCCGTATCGAGCGGAAGACGTCCCGCAAGCTGGAGCTAAGCCATATGATGCTGCTCATTATGGATGCCAAGCTGCTCGAAACCGACAAAGGCATTCTTTTCTTTGAGTTTCTCGAATCGATGAAGGACATCCGGAACGATATTCAACTCGTTGCAGCCCACCAAGTAGCTGCACCGGAGTTCACCAAGCTCTATGTCCCGGAGAGCAGGGTATCGGCTGTGAAAATCCGTATGGGACTCGATTCGGTTGAGGCGAACTGGGGAGGTTCGCCGAATACGAACTTGAAGCAATTCATTGCGGCAATTACGTCAGAGGGCCGGCAGCCAGTGATGTCGTCCATGACGATTGAGCATCCAAGTGAACGACAGCATGCTGTTGACGCCGGAAAGAATACCGATTCGCCAACCGAAATGATTAGCGACGGGACAGCCGTTATGCGCAGAGCGAAGCTGGTTGGCCATTTGAGCACAGAAGAGACACGAGATTTATTGTGGACCCAGGATCGGATCAAGAACACTTCGCTAACGGTACAATGTGGCAAAGGTCAATATGTCCAGGTGCGAGTTGGGAGGTCCAAGACGCACCTGGAAGTTGATTATGACGGCAATCGTCCCAAGATTAGAATCCGTATCAATGTCGAGGGGACCGTAAGCGAGAACCAATGTGAATGGATAATGCTAAGGAAGATATCCGGATTTGATCAAGTGCGCAAGTTGACGGAGAAGGAAATCCAAGACCATGTCGAAGCAACGATTGCCAAGGTGCAGAAGAAATACGGCGTCGATATATTCGGGTTCGGCGAGGAATTGATGCGCAGCCATTATCAAGCATTCAAGAAAGTGAGGTCGAAATGGGACGATGAGTTCGTCAGGGCGGAAGTGACCGTTAAGGTGAAGGCAGAAATACGGCGCGACGGCATGACATCCGAAAACTTCTTGCAAGATATACCTGGCTAA